Sequence from the Rutidosis leptorrhynchoides isolate AG116_Rl617_1_P2 chromosome 3, CSIRO_AGI_Rlap_v1, whole genome shotgun sequence genome:
TCCGCCCCACTAGATTTAACTGGAAAAAtttttttacactaaaaaaaaagattactaaaaaataaggttttttttggtGTTCACCCGGCTGACAACGGAAAATTTATTAAACTTTTACATCTGCCCCATCTGTATTCGAGTTCAAGTGGTGGCCACTGCTTGCACGAACACTTCAGAATGGTAATTACATGgttttttttttgtatataatTTTTAACTATATATACACATTTTGACAAAGTTTATGTTTTTATACCTCAATCAAACATAGGATAAATGCACAAGTAGCATCATTGTTGCTTCAAATGATATTAAACACTTCAATGGACTATATTTAAAAGTATACACTAGGCTAGAATCGTCCACGTACATGATTCAAATAGCTTTTTTATTACTCCGTAAGTGTGTTTGTTTGATCTTTTCTCACTTCACAAAAGTATATAAATTGACAATTGGTAATTTTTGGTCACAATGTGGTGTTTATAtgtaaactatttttttttttatcccTTTCTGTAGGTTGGAGCAAGAATCAGGATTTTTCTTCAATATGCGATTCTTTGAAGAAATGGTGACAAACGGTGATTGGGATGAAGTGGAAAAGTATCTGTCTGGATTCACCAAGGTTGATGATAATAGATATTCAATGAAAATCTTCTTTGAGATACGCAAGCAGAAGTACCTTGAAGCTCTAGATAAGTATGTAGTAACacaaattttatatatcttatataagcATGCATATTATATTGCATTTGTTGATTTTAACGCTACTGAATGTGTACTTATGCAGACTTTTATATTCTGATTAATTTTGTAGGAAGGATCGTGCTAAAGCTGTTGAAATTCTCGTGAAGGACTTGAAAGTGTTTTCCGCTTTTAATGAGGATCTTTTTAAGGAAATAACCCAGCTTTTGACTCTGGAGAATTTCAGGTTTGTGGGGATTTTTGTAGTCAGTGATATTTATTTTGTACCGTCTGAATTTGTGTTGTATTAAGTCGTacgtatttttttaattaataaatacctgCTTACAGGGACAATGAACAACTATCAAAATACGGAGACACGAAGTCTGCTAGGGGTATAATGCTCGGTGAGCTAAAGAAATTGATTGAAGCAAATCCCCTGTTTCGTGACAAGCTAAATTTCCCTAGCTTAAAGAATTCAAGACTGCGAACACTTATTAATCAGAGGTTCATATCTTGTTGATTGTTGCCTTGTTAATATGTTTCCTTTTCAGGACATTTTTTTAATATTTGCTTTGTGTTGAAGTCTGAACTGGCAGCACCAGCTGTGTAAGAACCCGAAGCCGAATCCGGATATAAAAACGCTGTTTGTTGACCATTCTTGTGGACAGTCACAACCAAATGGTGCACGGGCCCCATCTCCTGTAACTAATCCTTTAATGGGCTCTGTACCAAAGCCTGCTGGATTTCCCCCTCTTGGCGCTCTTGGTGCTCATGGCGTAAGTGAATCTTTTTTTACAGTTGATAAAATCTTAAAGTTGAAAACTTTATGCTATTATTATTTACTAAATTCTACCTCATTTGTATTTTAAGCCTTTTCAGCCTACACCTGCAACTCTGCCATCTTCTCTTGCAGGTTGGATGGCAAATCCAACCCCTGTGCCTCATCCATCCGTTTCTGCTGGTCCTATAGGTTTCGCTCCACCTAATAGTGCTGGTAATGGTTCTTTTTActtcttttaaaattttttattttgtGTGACGACATGTTGTATCCCTAATAAGGTTATTAAGTGAaatttttctgaataaaattggtTTTTCtcgttttgttttaatctgaaGCTTTATTAAAGCGGCCAAGGACTCCTCCAACTAATAATCAAGCTGTAGACTATCAAACTGCTGACTCTGAACATGTGATGAAGAGAACGAGGACATTTGGTATATCTGATGAAGTATGACACTATCCCGTTTTTTGTGTTTTTGACTAAACCAAAATAAATCATGatctcttatattattttaaattaatgcATGTAAACTCGCCTTTAGAACATTAAGGATCTTGCTCTTTATTTGATCTTATTTTTTATTTGATCATTGTCTTTAATTCCAAAATAGAAGAACATTTATTGTCATATATTCTGATATTAACTATTCTCACGATAACCAATAATTTTTTTTTCCTATATATCTACCGGATGGGTTACTGTTCTTAGCAGGTGAATCACATGCCCGTAAACATGTTGCCTGTTGCTTACATGGGTCAAAGTCATGGTCAAAGCTCTTACTCATCTGATGATTTACCTAAGGCTGTAGTGATGACCCTAAATCAGGGGTCCGTTGTCAAAAGTATGGACTTCCATCCAGTTCAGCAAATTCTGCTTCTTGGTTAGTTTCCACTTTCTATGTACTCTATATATGGTATTTTCGTCTTTTGGTTTAGATTTCAGAAACTTCTAATTGGTAAAGTATTTTTTTCTTATGTTATCTAATATCTGGTTTGTCTTTCTTGAATAATAGTCGGGTCGAGCAATGGAGAAATCATGATATGGGAGCTTGGTAGCAGGGAGAAGCTTGCTCACAAGAATTTTAAGGTTTGGGATCTTGGCGCTTGTTCAATGCCTCTGCAGGTTTGTACGACACTAACTATATTTATCTTTCTTCATAACTGTTTTTTTCTTATATAAGATGTATTCAGACATGTATTGGATGTTGACTTTGACTTGTGTTTAAAATAGGCATCTTTGGCCAATGACAATACCGCATCAATTAATCGTGTAACATGGAGCCCTGATGGAACATTGTTTGGTAAAATTAGTAATTGTTCTTTTTTTCTAATTGTAACCAACAAGTTTAAGTTGGGTAACTGTTTGCAACATGCATTCTTATGCTGAAACATACATATAGGTGTTGCATACTCTAAGCACATTGTGCAGATATACTCTTATCACGGTGGTGATGATCTGCGAAACCACTTGGAGGTTTGTGTGTGCTCTCCTTATCTTTTACATTCTTAAAATTTTTTTTACCTCTCTAATTAAAGGCTGACAGCTGGCATAATTTACTTCGATATCTATGAGCTTTACCATTATATTTGTTTTTCTTGTACAGATTGATGCTCATGGTGGCAGTGTAAATGATCTTGCTTTCTCTTATCCCAATAAACAACTTTGCATTGTCACATGTGGAGATGATAGATTAATAAAGGTTTGTGTTCTACTGATTTTgctttcttttattaaaattaaatgcTGTAAAACCTCAATGTATGATATGAAGTTTCTTATTACAGGTGTGGGATGCAGTAACAGGGACAAAACAATATACATTTGAGGGTCATGATGCACCAGTATATTCTGTTTGTCCACATTTCAAAGAAAATATTCAGGTACATTCAATCTcgaatcaatgaagttagtatgaaAGATTATAGTACTCCATTTCATGATTTAATTACTATGTATTGTGTAAACAGTACTAAAATTATGTATGCATTACATAGAAGCTGCTAATTGTTTTCTCATATTCGCTGTACCAGTTTATTTTCTCGACAGCAACTGATGGGAAAATTAAGGCATGGTTGTATGACAACATGGGTTCAAGAGTGGACTATGATGCTCCTGGTCATTCATCCACCACAATGGCTTATAGTGCCGATGGAACAAGGTATAAAAACTTGAATCGCTACCCCCTTTTAGTTTTGTATGTTAGAGGTGGAAGTTTTAACCCATTTAGTGTATTTGGGTTGTGAAGTCAAATTTTGTTTGAGAAAAAAAAAAATGCCTAGTGCCTTTTTTTTTGTGATTTAATgtattattattgttttgagaGGCATATTCAGGCTATCTATGATGTTAACTAAAATATATATTGATGATGTTTGAACAACTAATAGGTTATTCTCATGTGGAACAAATAAAGAAGGAGACTCATACATTGTCGAATGGAATGAAAGTGAAGGAGCTGTAAAACGTACATATAATGGGCTTGGCAAACGATCAATTGAGGTTGTGCAGTTCGATACTACCAAGAATCGTTTTCTTGCTGCTGGTGATGAATTTATGATTAAATTTTGGGATATGGACAATGTTAACTTATTGACTACAATCGATGCTGATGGTGGTTTACCGGTACTCTTTGATTCTTTTGTTTCATGAAAACCTCTTAATTTTATGTGACTTTGCGTTACGGGGCAAAACACCTCAACTCTAGATGCCAGTTTTTCTATACTGTCTTGATAGTTACAAATATGTTTACGAGCTTTTATAATTTCTATAATAGTGTCATTCTTGACAAAaacaaggttgtaaaagacgcgagtcggggacgcgtcgGTGAAGACCTTGGAGGGACGAGTCGGTCGAGACAGGGACGCGGTGAGGGACGAGATGGGAGTTGACCAACGCTGACTTTCAAATATAATTACATTAGACAGAGATATTTCGGACATAAATACTTTAAATAtggatattttaaaaattaaaagatatCCAAATAAGATGACGTGGTCGTAATTTACACAATATATAGGCTTTTTATAGTGTTCTCTAGGATTATATGTTAGTTATTTATTATTTTTCTTTAAGGGATACAAAAAATCAACCTTTAACCGACGTTGACTTGACTTTTCTCGAATTTGACCTGACGATGTTTGACCAGTTGATCGCCTTATTAGACGTTTTTTCTCCGAGTCAGGATGGACTAGTAAAAAAACGCCGCACCGGCCGAGGCGGCCGCCGCTACAACACTGAAAAAAATGACTAAGAGACTACTTGCATTAGATATTGAGTATAGCTTGTTAATGTACCTGCAGGCTTCCCCTTGTATAAGATTCAATAAAGACGGGATTTTGATGGCTGTTTCAACAAACGAAAATGGCATAAAAATTCTTGCTAATCCTGATGGAATAAGGTTATTAAGAAACTATGAAAATCGATCTTTTGACGCTTCTAGAGTTGCATCTGGATCTGCATCTGTAGTGAAGGTAATGAGATCTTATCTCTTTCATCTCGTTTGTTTTACTGTATTATGTTACTGAATTGTTCGACACATATACAGACACCCATGATGAGCATGTTTGGTGCTGCTAATACATCTGTGGGACCAAGTATTATAGATAGGGTTACACCAATGCCCTCCATGGTGGCAATGGTAAGCATTTCTTTTCTTGTGATGTTTTTATAATTACTGTTTAACTTGACTTGGCATGCATTGGGTTGGAACAAGGGTTTAGTTAGTTTGATCATGGTTTGAATTTGGCTGATTTCAAACAAGATTGTGAACCAATTATGTGTTTGGGTAATTATGTTAACTTGTGGCCatgatattttattttttttttaaattgctgTGCTTATAGAATGGTGACAATCGGAGTCCAATTGATGTGAAACCTCGAATCGTTGATGAAGCCATGGAAAAATCAAGAATATGGAAACTAACTGAAATAACAGAACCAACACAGTGCCGCTCATTAAGGCTTCCTGACAGTACATCTTCAGGCATGCGGGTATTTTTACCCTAAACCTAGCACTGTTATAATCATATTATAATTGCATTTATCATCATCATAGTGATAGTGatttttatatatttgttttttttttacttAGTTTAATTTGTTCCCACATTTGGTACAGGTTTCAAGATTAATATACACAAATTCAGGACTTGCCATATTAGCTCTAGCCGCCAATGCTGTCCATAAACTATGGAAATGGCAAAGGAATGACCGTAGTTCATCCGGGAAGGTATTTATATAAAAGATTTTGAATTTGAATTTAAGGTTTTTAACCTATGTTTGTACATAACACATTTTATCCTTTTAGGCCACTGCTAACATTGTACCTCAGCTATGGCAACCAACAAGTGGTATATTGATGACCAATGATATCAGTGATACGAACCCTGAAGATTCCATTTCCTGCTTTGCATTATCCAAGAATGATTCCTATGTTATGTCTGCTTCTGGCGGGAAGATCTCTTTGTTTAATATGATGACATTTAAGGTAAGATCGCTGTTGTGTTTCTTAAAGAGGGGCAATTTTGGTCCAAATGGGTAAAACAGTTGCCCCATTTTGCGCTTTGCTGACCCACTAAAATTCTTTGACCATTttatattgattttagtaattaaactACTGACTATATATGTTTAATATTTGTCTTTTGTTTTGTATTTATGTATTTGATACATATACATGTATTTCTTGATTTGCACAGACTATGACTACATTCATGCCTCCACCGCCTGCAGCAACTTTTTTGGCGTTTCATCCACAAGATAACAACATTATTGCAATAGGCATGGATGATTCTTCTATCCAAATATATAATGTTAGAGTTGATGAGGTTATTCACTAGCTCTTATTCAAAAAATAAGTCTTAACTGATGTTTGTTTGACACACAAAGTGATGCTAATTATATATTTTGAGCAGGTTAAAACGAAGCTAAAAGGCCATAGTAAGAGAATAACGGGCCTGGCTTTCTCCAATGTGCTTAATGTGCTTGTATCTTCTGGTGCTGATTCTCAGGTAAGAGAAACTGGATGATCTTTGGTCCTCGTTTGTTGATATTTTTTCATCAAAGTCATAAAAGTTCATACAATTGATATCATTTTGTTAGGATTATTTAGCAAAATGTGTAGTTTTTGGCCTGGGTCAGGTTGACCCAAAACACACTGCCTAATGTTCTTATCTTTGTTATAGATTGTGTTTAAATCTGACAATGAAAGCAACATCATTTAACTTAcagtgtctttttttttttttctttctttttttttttataaaatgctGAAGGAAGTTTACATCGAGCGACTTCTGACTCACTCGATCTGTACAACTCATTTGACCTGTTTCTAAGCCAGTATTCACTTTTCTTTTACCTGTCTGATCCCTCCCTACAGAGAAAAACATAACTGAATTGACCCACTATTTTAATGGGTCAAAGTTACCTAGACTATAAAATATGGATAGACATAAAATTTGTTGTAGGGTCTGAGTTATATCTTTATGTGCAGTTGTGTGTTTGGAACACAAATGGATGGGAAAAGCAAACGAGTAAACACTTGCAAATTCCAGCTGGACGTGTTGCTGCTCCACTTGCTGATACTCGTGTGCAGTTTCACCA
This genomic interval carries:
- the LOC139898373 gene encoding topless-related protein 4-like isoform X1, encoding MSSLSRELVFLILQFLDEEKFKETVHRLEQESGFFFNMRFFEEMVTNGDWDEVEKYLSGFTKVDDNRYSMKIFFEIRKQKYLEALDKKDRAKAVEILVKDLKVFSAFNEDLFKEITQLLTLENFRDNEQLSKYGDTKSARGIMLGELKKLIEANPLFRDKLNFPSLKNSRLRTLINQSLNWQHQLCKNPKPNPDIKTLFVDHSCGQSQPNGARAPSPVTNPLMGSVPKPAGFPPLGALGAHGPFQPTPATLPSSLAGWMANPTPVPHPSVSAGPIGFAPPNSAALLKRPRTPPTNNQAVDYQTADSEHVMKRTRTFGISDEQVNHMPVNMLPVAYMGQSHGQSSYSSDDLPKAVVMTLNQGSVVKSMDFHPVQQILLLVGSSNGEIMIWELGSREKLAHKNFKVWDLGACSMPLQASLANDNTASINRVTWSPDGTLFGVAYSKHIVQIYSYHGGDDLRNHLEIDAHGGSVNDLAFSYPNKQLCIVTCGDDRLIKVWDAVTGTKQYTFEGHDAPVYSVCPHFKENIQFIFSTATDGKIKAWLYDNMGSRVDYDAPGHSSTTMAYSADGTRLFSCGTNKEGDSYIVEWNESEGAVKRTYNGLGKRSIEVVQFDTTKNRFLAAGDEFMIKFWDMDNVNLLTTIDADGGLPASPCIRFNKDGILMAVSTNENGIKILANPDGIRLLRNYENRSFDASRVASGSASVVKTPMMSMFGAANTSVGPSIIDRVTPMPSMVAMNGDNRSPIDVKPRIVDEAMEKSRIWKLTEITEPTQCRSLRLPDSTSSGMRVSRLIYTNSGLAILALAANAVHKLWKWQRNDRSSSGKATANIVPQLWQPTSGILMTNDISDTNPEDSISCFALSKNDSYVMSASGGKISLFNMMTFKTMTTFMPPPPAATFLAFHPQDNNIIAIGMDDSSIQIYNVRVDEVKTKLKGHSKRITGLAFSNVLNVLVSSGADSQLCVWNTNGWEKQTSKHLQIPAGRVAAPLADTRVQFHQDQTHLLAVHETQIAVYEAPKMESPKQWFPPETSGLITHATYSCDSKSIFVSFEDGSVGILTGSTLRLRCRISSTAYLPNSPNSRAHPLVIAAHPSEVDQFALGLNDGAVVVIEPLESEGKWGTPPPLENGAGPSNTAPVAASTTDQAQR
- the LOC139898373 gene encoding topless-related protein 4-like isoform X2, producing MSSLSRELVFLILQFLDEEKFKETVHRLEQESGFFFNMRFFEEMVTNGDWDEVEKYLSGFTKVDDNRYSMKIFFEIRKQKYLEALDKKDRAKAVEILVKDLKVFSAFNEDLFKEITQLLTLENFRDNEQLSKYGDTKSARGIMLGELKKLIEANPLFRDKLNFPSLKNSRLRTLINQSLNWQHQLCKNPKPNPDIKTLFVDHSCGQSQPNGARAPSPVTNPLMGSVPKPAGFPPLGALGAHGPFQPTPATLPSSLAGWMANPTPVPHPSVSAGPIGFAPPNSAALLKRPRTPPTNNQAVDYQTADSEHVMKRTRTFGISDEVNHMPVNMLPVAYMGQSHGQSSYSSDDLPKAVVMTLNQGSVVKSMDFHPVQQILLLVGSSNGEIMIWELGSREKLAHKNFKVWDLGACSMPLQASLANDNTASINRVTWSPDGTLFGVAYSKHIVQIYSYHGGDDLRNHLEIDAHGGSVNDLAFSYPNKQLCIVTCGDDRLIKVWDAVTGTKQYTFEGHDAPVYSVCPHFKENIQFIFSTATDGKIKAWLYDNMGSRVDYDAPGHSSTTMAYSADGTRLFSCGTNKEGDSYIVEWNESEGAVKRTYNGLGKRSIEVVQFDTTKNRFLAAGDEFMIKFWDMDNVNLLTTIDADGGLPASPCIRFNKDGILMAVSTNENGIKILANPDGIRLLRNYENRSFDASRVASGSASVVKTPMMSMFGAANTSVGPSIIDRVTPMPSMVAMNGDNRSPIDVKPRIVDEAMEKSRIWKLTEITEPTQCRSLRLPDSTSSGMRVSRLIYTNSGLAILALAANAVHKLWKWQRNDRSSSGKATANIVPQLWQPTSGILMTNDISDTNPEDSISCFALSKNDSYVMSASGGKISLFNMMTFKTMTTFMPPPPAATFLAFHPQDNNIIAIGMDDSSIQIYNVRVDEVKTKLKGHSKRITGLAFSNVLNVLVSSGADSQLCVWNTNGWEKQTSKHLQIPAGRVAAPLADTRVQFHQDQTHLLAVHETQIAVYEAPKMESPKQWFPPETSGLITHATYSCDSKSIFVSFEDGSVGILTGSTLRLRCRISSTAYLPNSPNSRAHPLVIAAHPSEVDQFALGLNDGAVVVIEPLESEGKWGTPPPLENGAGPSNTAPVAASTTDQAQR